A window of Diadema setosum chromosome 2, eeDiaSeto1, whole genome shotgun sequence contains these coding sequences:
- the LOC140239826 gene encoding thrombospondin-1-like isoform X1, translating into MDISRTRIWSSCLLLGVLLHICYVPGNATPVSYSACSEEPCPVDGKWGEWSEVYCGDPQCQSTSQLVMYTRECDNPAPANGGADCTGPALHTVWAGECDACKQAASTTLITGVTEEIEMTTVLDQTTTDASEENEEY; encoded by the exons ATGGATATTTCACGAACAAGAATTTGGAGCAGTTGTCTACTACTGGGGGTTCTCCTGCACATATGCT ATGTTCCTGGTAATGCCACGCCGGTATCATACAGCGCTTGCTCCGAGGAACCGTGTCCAG TTGATGGGAAATGGGGAGAGTGGAGTGAAGTTTACTGCGGCGATCCTCAATGCCAGTCGACTTCCCAGCTCGTAATGTATACCCGAGAGTGCGACAACCCAGCTCCCGCTAACGGCGGTGCCGACTGTACAGGCCCAGCGCTTCACACGGTCTGGGCGGGCGAGTGCGACGCTTGTAAACAAGCGG CTTCAACTACCCTTATAACGGGAGTCACGGAAGAAATAGAAATGACGACAGTGCTAGATCAAACAACTACAGATGCTTCAGAGGAGAATGAAGAGTACTAA
- the LOC140239826 gene encoding properdin-like isoform X2, producing MDISRTRIWSSCLLLGVLLHICYVPGNATPVSYSACSEEPCPVDGKWGEWSEVYCGDPQCQSTSQLVMYTRECDNPAPANGGADCTGPALHTVWAGECDACKQAEIAANLAWN from the exons ATGGATATTTCACGAACAAGAATTTGGAGCAGTTGTCTACTACTGGGGGTTCTCCTGCACATATGCT ATGTTCCTGGTAATGCCACGCCGGTATCATACAGCGCTTGCTCCGAGGAACCGTGTCCAG TTGATGGGAAATGGGGAGAGTGGAGTGAAGTTTACTGCGGCGATCCTCAATGCCAGTCGACTTCCCAGCTCGTAATGTATACCCGAGAGTGCGACAACCCAGCTCCCGCTAACGGCGGTGCCGACTGTACAGGCCCAGCGCTTCACACGGTCTGGGCGGGCGAGTGCGACGCTTGTAAACAAGCGG AAATAGCCGCAAACCTGGCATGGAACTGA
- the LOC140239826 gene encoding properdin-like isoform X3, which yields MDISRTRIWSSCLLLGVLLHICYVPGNATPVSYSACSEEPCPVDGKWGEWSEVYCGDPQCQSTSQLVMYTRECDNPAPANGGADCTGPALHTVWAGECDACKQAGQ from the exons ATGGATATTTCACGAACAAGAATTTGGAGCAGTTGTCTACTACTGGGGGTTCTCCTGCACATATGCT ATGTTCCTGGTAATGCCACGCCGGTATCATACAGCGCTTGCTCCGAGGAACCGTGTCCAG TTGATGGGAAATGGGGAGAGTGGAGTGAAGTTTACTGCGGCGATCCTCAATGCCAGTCGACTTCCCAGCTCGTAATGTATACCCGAGAGTGCGACAACCCAGCTCCCGCTAACGGCGGTGCCGACTGTACAGGCCCAGCGCTTCACACGGTCTGGGCGGGCGAGTGCGACGCTTGTAAACAAGCGG GTCAGTGA